One region of Bacteroidota bacterium genomic DNA includes:
- a CDS encoding MBOAT family O-acyltransferase, with translation MSNDFFLGWWIDKTESAKKRKWLLVFSIVSNIGVLCIFKYYNFFLQSWADLWALFDIKISFSYWQMILPIGISFYTFHSLSYTIDIYRRKLSHTKDYIAFGAFITFFPQLVAGPIARATQLLPQFMVPKKFDLELAKDGFRQMLWGLFKKVVIADTLAMFVDEIFSHQQQMPGSMMWLGSVYFAIQVYADFSGYSDMAIGIAKMFGISLMKNFNLPFFSNNMAEFWHKWHISLSTWFRDYVYFPLGGSKKGILKYIFNLSVVFALSGLWHGPKWNYIWWGLLNVLYIAPVNLFFKSNKKEKNLEAKTYKDIPAMLFTFMLFTFSVGIFRTESTHLALNLPSQLFQFDSKFINYFFDSIERYALEGIMFVVMLLLFEWTNRSQEHPMQGKYAEWKAAIILALILIFGIFSDYKAFIYFQF, from the coding sequence ATGAGCAACGATTTTTTTCTTGGTTGGTGGATTGATAAAACTGAAAGTGCAAAAAAACGAAAATGGCTTTTGGTATTTAGTATAGTTAGTAATATAGGTGTGCTATGCATATTCAAATATTACAATTTCTTTTTACAATCGTGGGCCGACTTATGGGCATTGTTCGATATTAAAATTAGCTTTAGTTATTGGCAAATGATTTTACCCATCGGGATTTCGTTTTACACTTTTCATTCGCTTAGTTATACCATCGATATCTATAGAAGAAAATTATCGCACACCAAAGATTATATAGCTTTTGGTGCATTTATTACGTTTTTTCCGCAGCTTGTAGCTGGGCCGATAGCAAGGGCAACACAGCTATTGCCACAATTTATGGTACCCAAAAAATTCGATTTGGAACTTGCCAAAGATGGATTTAGACAAATGCTATGGGGCTTGTTCAAAAAGGTGGTGATTGCAGATACGCTTGCCATGTTTGTGGACGAGATATTTTCGCACCAACAACAAATGCCCGGAAGTATGATGTGGTTAGGATCAGTATATTTTGCCATACAAGTTTATGCCGATTTTAGTGGGTATAGTGATATGGCTATTGGTATTGCAAAAATGTTTGGCATTAGTTTGATGAAGAATTTCAACTTACCCTTCTTCTCAAATAACATGGCTGAATTTTGGCATAAGTGGCATATATCATTATCTACATGGTTTCGTGATTATGTGTATTTTCCACTGGGTGGTTCTAAAAAAGGAATCTTAAAATATATCTTCAATCTCTCGGTAGTATTTGCTTTAAGTGGCTTGTGGCATGGCCCCAAATGGAATTATATATGGTGGGGACTTTTGAATGTATTATATATAGCACCTGTAAATTTATTTTTTAAATCGAACAAAAAAGAAAAAAACCTGGAAGCAAAAACATATAAAGATATTCCTGCAATGTTGTTCACTTTTATGTTATTTACTTTCTCAGTTGGAATATTTAGAACCGAGAGTACACATTTGGCATTAAATCTTCCGTCCCAATTGTTTCAGTTCGATTCTAAATTTATTAATTATTTTTTCGATAGTATAGAAAGATATGCTTTAGAGGGTATAATGTTTGTGGTTATGCTTCTGTTATTCGAATGGACCAACCGAAGCCAAGAACATCCCATGCAAGGCAAGTATGCCGAATGGAAAGCAGCTATCATACTTGCCCTTATACTCATTTTTGGCATATTCTCCGATTATAAAGCATTTATTTATTTTCAATTCTAA